Below is a genomic region from Penaeus vannamei isolate JL-2024 chromosome 18, ASM4276789v1, whole genome shotgun sequence.
CCAGGATTTGGTTCTTCTAGTGGCCAGTTCTCCGGTTCATCATCTTCGCAAGGACCCAGCACCGCCTATGGTTACCCGTAACCTGAACCACCATGATAATGGAACACAAATTTTACTCATTCAGATCCAACGATATCATGATCTCTTGCACCTGCCTTCATCCTAATCACCTGCCATCGTTATAGTTATGGCAAAAACATGACGCTTACTAGCAATGTAGATACGTGGTTATATTAAATATGTCCATGTGATTTTTTAAATAAGTTCTTCATCCTAATAAATTGATATGAAATATAACACTATGGTAAATTAGACAAAACATTATAGTTATACTAAAATAGGCAAATGTCCATACACAgagaaatgcacacacgcacacacacacacacacgtatgtatataaatttgaatgcatatatacacacacacacatatatatatgtttgtgtgtgtgtcttcatacatatatatatatatatatgtgtgtatgtgcgtgcatacatacttacatatatacattaacatacagacagacacacacacacatataaatgtgtgtgcacacatacggatgtgtatgtatatatatttacacataattaTGTCCAAGGTTACCTCTCATTTGGTTAGATATTTCACAGTATATTTCAATTGATATTTCCAATACATCATGAGCTaacctctttttgttcttttcaattATCCACCGTGGGATACATTACCTCAAGGGGAAATTGTAAACAAGCTGTATATAATCcatttatatgaaaatgtatatttacaatatatataaaacaggaacacgaaagaaaagaaagcactgTTGCCCAGAGTAATGAGACCCAGGATAGAGACGATGTAATTAGCCCGAGGTAATGAGACCCAGGATATGAGAGACTGGTAATGCGGTCTGGGTAATATTGGTTCCGTGTAAGGCAGGTCCAGTCAGTCTTCCACATAATACAAAATGGAGGCCGTTTTTTGGTAATACTCgcactatatgatatatatatatatatatatatatatatatatatatatatatatatatatatatatatatataaagtcgctTCCATTTTAGTGTCACTTCACTGCATTTTCACTTCACTTAATTAATGATTAAGTGTTTACACAATTTTCACAATAATCCAGGAATAAGTATTTACTAGTACTTACAATGTGTCTCAGTGTGGAGTTCAGAGCCAAGTGGATGACCATATAACGGTGACCACTTCAGGTTCGAagcaaggggaaagaaagggtcgACTGGGTAAGCCAAATGGTTCGTGTACACACAGGCAGGCGCGCACTCTCACACCATACAAAATTattcaaaaagtaaatataaacaaGTTAAACAAACCATCACTAAACCCtgtacaaaaatatatctatatttgtatgtatatgcaaatacgtctatatatatatatatatatatatatatatatatatatatatatatatatatatatatatatatttgtgtgtgtgtgtgtgtgtgtgtgtgtgtgtgtgtgtgtgtgtgtgtgtgtgtgcgtgcgtgtgcgtctatgtgtatgtgtatgtttgtgtatgtgagtgtgaatgtatgtgtgtgtatctatacgcacactcatataagtgtgtgtgtatatatatatatatatatatatatatatatatatatatatatatatatatatagagagagagagagagagagagagagagagagagagagagagagagagagagatacatttatatatgtatatagagagataaagagggagagagagagagagagagagagatgtaggttcTCCCTGCCGAAATGTTTATAGCTAGCAATGCAATTGTTTCCGCAACTGCGAAGTGCATTCCCCAGTTGATAATTCTACTttgtctgagttttttttttttttttctttctttctttctttctttctttttttttttttttttttttttgagcgccgAAGGCAGATGAAAAGGTGTATGCGTATTAAGGCGATAACCAGTAGTCCCTTTGCACTGAACAAACTTATACATGAATGGCAGTTTTGATTTGCCGATATTCAGTACCTGTGCAATGTATGCCTGGGCAAGTGTTTTCTGTTGAACTGCTTTGTTACCTTCAAAGAAGCCCTAAGAAACGATAAATGACTGATAAAGATATTCTATAACCCTGCCAGATACGCAGGGTTATAGAACTAAATCTATACTAACAGTATTACAGGGTTATGAAACTTGTTTTAAAGTTTGTTAAAATTCCTGTTAGTTCATAATTCCTTAAGCTGTTGAAAGTAGCACAAGTCCAGACTGTGATTTTTCTGTTCCGAACTGTGAATACGCTCTCCAATTTTGATGAGTGACTGGGTTAACAAAATTCCGAAGGGCGCGAATCCTCTTAGAATAAAGTGTGTCCATATTGTatggaaataagtaaataaatgaatagatagttgTATAACTCTAAAAAGACCCAAATCCAATTGTTCTTATGCTTTCGggcgctataaaaaaaaaaaagtttatcatgCAAATTTCATGTGTTTCAAAAGCTATTGTCATCTCTCGTATCGATTTTCGGTATCACTGCATTATCTTTATACAAAATATTAAACATTTTCTGCatacattattattcttttatcattcccAAATGAGtcttcatatatatgaatgagtttgtgtatgtttctttatataaatatgtatataaacttatatatgtatacatatatgtgtgaatttatgtttataaataaacaaatatgcatatgtatatgaacttgcatatgtatatatatatgtgtgtccatttATGTTTacgcttaaacatatatatagatacattgaatacacctcaggttatctgatttgggatttgaactgctctttctatatatatataccgaatgcccacggggagtgtgtgaaaACGTTGCTATACTTacccatgtatgagtagttaggtaatgcctatggatgcttgctacctcctagttgcacactccttttagtgggtcgtgtatcagtgattagagtggccgtcttgcaaagtctcttgcaacggcgatgagggttcgaatccctttcggagaAGTTTTATAggaattattccatctttcaggtatgtttgtatgtatgtatatgtacatatatgtaaataaatatatctatatcattatacatatgtatatatatacaatacacacatatatatatgtgtgtgtgtctgtctgtctatatttacatatgcctacatacaaatatatatatatatatatatatatatatatatatatatatatatatatgtgtgtgtgtgtgtgtgtgtgtgtgtgtgtgtgtgtgtgtgtgtgtgtgtatgtgtgtgtgtgtgtgtgtgtgtgtgtgcgtgtgtgtgtgtgtgtgtgtgtgtgtgcgtgtgtgtgtgtgtgtgtgtgtgtgtgtgtatgtatatgtgtgtatgtatgtatatgtgtgtatgtatgtatatatatatatatatatatatatatatatatatatatatatatatatatatatatatatatatatagtgtacacacacgcacacgcacacacacatatacacacacacacacacacacacacacacacacacacacacacacacacatatatatatatatatatatatatatatatatatatatatatatatatatatatatatatatatttatatatgtatatatatatatatttacatatgtatatatatatatatatatatatatatatatatatctatatatatatatatatatatatatttgagagagagagagagagagagagaaagagtgagagggagcaaggaaacggaaaaaaggggattgggagaaagaaagagaaagagaagggtatgaaaacgatagagagagagagagacagatagagaatatagggaatgtgaatgagagagagaaagcgagagagagaggaagagggaaagtgagttagtgagacagaaaaagtgaagaaacaggaaaaagggaaagaaagggagagagaaataaactcaTTTTGTGAGAGAATATAGAAGAAGTAACCAAaaccgaaggagaaaaaaatagagagagggggggggaggtaaggacagtgaaagagatggagaaagaaagagaaagagagaaagacgagagagagacatagagagacagagatgggacTAAGTGGAATAAAAGATACattaaaggaagaatgaaagagatacatagactgagagagagagagagagagagagagagtgagtgagtgagtaagtgagagagagagagtgagtgagtaagtgagagagagagagagagagcgcgctagGGGTAAagcgaacgggagagagagagagtgaaagggagagaaagaggattacgaaagtaggaaagagggagaaatacagatagagaaagagagagagaggaagggcaagaaagagagagagggagagcggtaaagagggaaaccgaaagagagagagcgagagaaagggaacaaaAGCATATTCGGAGAGTAAGAGATATTTAGAAATAGATCGTGAcagccgaaaaaaaaaaaaaaaaaaaaaaaaaaaaaagggcatgGAAGAAGACCTTGTCTATTGATGAGCTAATCGGGTGAATCTCAACTTCTGGGTCAGCATGACATTTtccagtgtgtgcgtgcgtgtgtccgagtGCATGTcccgggaatgggagagaaatgcCAGTCTGGATATATAAGAGTCCGGTTCCAGCACGAGCATCAGTTCGTCCGGCCGCTTCATCAGATAACCATGCTTGCGGTAAAGATCTttttgaaagaaaatatacacacaatgttcatataggtatatatatatatatatatatatatatatatatatatatatatatatatatatatatatatatatatatatatatatatatatacacacacacacacacacacacacacacacacacacacacacacacacatacacacacatgtgtgtgcatgtgtctgtgtgtgtgtatatatatatatatatatatatatatatatatatatatatatatatatatatatatatatgtatgtatatatataaatgtgtgtatatatgtacatacacatgcatatattggtatataaaatatatacatgtatatatatatatatatatatatatatatatatatatatatatatatgtgtgtgtgtgtgtgtgtgtgtgtgtgtgtgtgtgtgtgtgtgtgtgtgtgtgtgtgtgtgtgtgtgtatacatatacattttcggGTCTATAtacctctgtttgtgtgtgtgtatgtttgcgtgtgtgtgtgggtatgtgtgtgtgcatatatatcgttAAATCAGATTTGTATAATCAGTGCCAGTGTATCCctgtatatccatttatgtatcagttaatctatatgtctctctttatctttctatctatatctgtatatctacacacacacgcacacacacacatatatatgcatatatatatatatatatatatatatatatatatatatatatatatatatatatacatacatatatatatatatatatatatatatatatatatatatatatatatatatatatatatatatgaatatatatgcgtgtatgcatatatgtatatatacatacatatatatttgtttatttgtttacatgtaaATGTTCATATGTGCctaggtatttatttatatatgtatacataatatatagagagatagatacattaagataaaagaataaatgaatagctagacaaacaaacacatagatcgatcgaccgatagatagattaatatagaaGGAGATATAAGGATACATCTACGCTGACTATGAATCTAAATCAAAGATTACACtcacagaaatatacaaatataaacaaatacaacaaaatatgtattgttatatacatgcacaacgACAGATATGTGAATATTTTAAAAGTAAGTTTTTTCCCTTTACCTCTTCAGAAAGTCGTGTTATGCGCTGTGGTGGCCGCTGTGGCATCACTGCCTCAAGGTTCACCGTCTAGATCCTATGGACTTCCCGGTGGAGGTTCATCCGGCGGTTTCGGTGGACTAGGAGGTGGGCCTGGAAGTGGAGCTGGAGGCAgtggaggattcggaggtggagctcctggttcaggcagtggaggattcggaggtggGGCTCCTGGTTCAGGCAgtggaggattcggaggtggagctcctggttcaggcagtggaggattcggaggtggagctcctggttcaggcagtggaggattcggaggtggaGCTCCTGGTTCCGGTAGTGGCGGCTTCGGCGGTGGAGCCACCGGAGGATTCGGCGGTTCCTCGGGAGGATTCGGTGCTGGTGGTGCTGGAGCTGGAGCTTCAGGTCCTTTCATCCCCATCATTACCGATGATCGCCAAGGTCCCGACGAGTTCGGAAACTACAACTTCAACTTCGAAACTGCAAACGGCATCATTCGCGAGGAGCAAGGAGCCCCACAAGGAGAAACTGGAGCCGTGGCACAGCAGGGTGCTTGGTCGTAAGTGTGGCATTTGCTTCTGCTAAGATCATGTGTAAACCGCAGCCTCTTCTTTAGACGGAAATTCAATCTATGTTTCCTCTTTTCAGGTTCACCTTCCCTGACGGCACTCCAGCTGACTTCAGCTTCGTTGCTGACGAGAACGGTTTCCGCGTGGAGTCCGACCTGctgcccacaccccctcccctccccccgcacgccATCGCCCAGATCGAGAAGGCTCGTCAGGAGGACGCCGCCGCTGCAGCTTCTGGTGGCCGGCCAGGCTCTGGCTCCGGACAGTTCTCTGGCTCAGGCTTTGGCTCCGGCCAATCAGGCTTTGGTTCAGGACAGTTCTCGGGATCTGGCCAGTCAGGCTTTGGTACCGGTGCTGGCCAGCCAGGATTTGGTTCTTCTAGTGGCCAGTTCTCCGGTTCACCATCCTCGCAAGGACCCAGCACCGCCTATGGTTACCCGTAACCTGAACCACCATGATAATGGAACATAAATTTTACTCTCATTCAGATCCAACGATATCATGATCTCTTGCACCTGCCTTCATCCTAATCACCTGCCATCGTTATAGTTATGGCAGAAACATGACGCTTACTAGCATTGTAGATACGTGGTTATATTAAATGTTCAtgtacatttttgttttcttcttcaatataaaaatgaaatgtaaTATAACACCAAaggaaataagacaaaacaaTAACTGTAAAAATCACCGTCAAACATAAATAATCAAATGGAAAGATAATGTCTATGCACATAgaagtgcatacacacatagtttttcatatatttatatatatatatatatatatatatatatatatatatatatatatataaccatatataaatatatatatatatatatatatatatatatatatatatatatatatatatatatatatatatatacacacgtgtgtctgcgtctgtacatacacgtatactgcatatgtatacacatgcatataagtatatatacacacatatgtatatataattatatgtatatataattatatatacatatacatatacatatatatatatatatatatatatatatatatatatatatatatataattatatgtatatatatttatatatacatatatatatataaataaatatatatatatacacacacacacacacacacacacacacacacacacacgcacgcacacacacacacacacacacacacacacacacacacacacacacacacacacatatatatatatatatatatatatatatatatatacttctgtatatatatatatacacacatctataagcatgtgaatttatatacatgaatatatgtatgtatgtatgcatatatactgcatatatttatgtacttatacatatatatgtatgaatacatatacatatacacatacatacacacacacacacacacacacatatatatatatgcagtttatatatatatatatatatatatatatatatatatatatatatatatatatatatatatcttcatatgtatgtatatatgcgcatatatgtaaagagagataaagagagggagagataaaaatgtaGGTTCTTCAAGTAATGCATTTACATTTGCACCTTTAAAATACATTTTCCTGTTGATAAAGATATATTTCTACCTCGAGTAAGATACAGTTTACTTTCCAAGCGATTTTGATGTTAGAGAAGTCAGACAAAATCGTGTGGcataacatattaatatatatatatatatatatatatatatatatatatatatatatatatatatatatatatatgcgtatgtcaaGGGGGATTACCAATAACCTCTTTACAATGCACTCacgagcattattattatttttttttttcttgccgatACCCTGTGGAATGTCTGCCAGAAAAAGATGAGTTCTCTTGAATGCCATTTTCAAATTAGCCTGAAATATTTAATGAATGATAAAAGTATCTGATGATGTTgccaaaaagaaaacatttttcccccttttcattatttttactaaatTCATAGTCACATTATTGCATGGTTATGGAACATGTTataacatttgtttacattttcctcCGTTTATAATTCCCTAAGTGGTTTCGTGGGAGAGTAGCACGAGTCCAGACTGACACTTATTTTCCCAATGGTGAATATATATCCACGTTTGATGGGTGACTCATTCAAGAACAAATCGTATCCGAAATGtatgaaaataagcaaataaattaatagataattctTAGAAAACTCTAAATACACCCAAACCCAATCACCCTTATGGCTTCAggcgatatataaaaaaaaattattatggaAAATTCATATGTTTCAAAGGGCAATATGTCGGTTCTCTTGTCGATTTTCTGTATCACTGTAATGATATTTTCATTAACCATTAATCATCATTTTCTgcgtatattgattttttttttttcttagcattcctaaatgaatgtcttcacatatccgattgagtgtgtgtgaacatatatgcgTACGTAAAGACATGTATTTGTGCATGCAttcatttttatagatatttatatacattcatgtacatatttacattgtAGATGTTAATGCTGAGATCATCACCCAGTGCATGTTCATATCATTAGCGGAATAATGTGAATAAAGTTACTATAGTAGGTTTATACCTCTCATGTTAGAAGCTTTGTCTAGCGTGAATTTTTGCCTCAGTTCTAAAAAGGGGAATTTTGTTTTATGAAAGTAACGTTCTCCTACCTTTATAAATAGCGATTGTGGgtatggaaaagaaggaaatacccATTACTCTCTAAAATATCTAATAATTACATTCATCCACCTATaacttcacacagacacacagtgtgTATACGTTAATTAtaaatgtttgtgtctgtgtttgtgtgcgtttaaacaactacatgtatatatgtacatttgcataAGTATCTAcctaaaaagtatatacatatatatatatatatatatatatatatatatatatatatatatatatatatatatataatatatatatatatatatatatatatatatgtaattataatatatatatatatatatatatatatatatatatatcatatattatattatattatatatatcacacatgagTTTGCTATGATGTATCTAttcgtataaatgtgtatatatacatacatatatatatataaatatagatagatagatagatagatagatagatagatagatagatagatatagatatagatatatagatatagatatagatatagatattctgcatatattatgtatacacatcgTGTATGTCGGCTTTCAAGAAAGCTAGACATTCCTTGTCCTTGACGATGTGCTCCGAAGAACATGccaagaaagaagaatggaaaagccTGGGTCTGGGTATATAAGCAGCCGGTCTTGACACTTATCATCAGTGACTCCGACTCCAGCGTGAGAGCAACATGTTATCGGTAAAACCTTTCACTCCAAATCTAATGAAACTTTCCAGTGACTAgtataattgcaatattaataccAGCATGCTCACATGAACGAGTAATCTGATATGATTTTCCCATCTACAACTTCAGAAAGTCGTGATATGCGCTGTGGTGGCCGCTGTGGCATCACTGCCTCAAGGTTCACCGTCTAGATCCTATGGACTTCCCGGTGGAGGTTCATCCGGCGGTTTCGGTGGACTAGGAGGTGGGCCTGGAAGTGGAGCTGGAGGCAgtggaggattcggaggtggagctcctggttcaggcagtggaggattcggaggtggagctcctggttcaggcagtggaggattcggaggtggagctcctggttcaggcagtggaggattcggaggtggagctcctggttcaggcagtggaggattcggaggtggaGCTCCTGGTTCCGGTAGTGGCGGGTTCGGCGGTGGAGCCACTGGAGGATTCGGCGGTTCCTCGGGAGGATTCGGTGCTGGTGGTGCTGGAGCTGGAGCTTCAGGTCCTTTCATCCCCATCATTACCGATGATCGCCAAGGTCCCGACGAGTTCGGAAACTACAACTTCAACTTCGAAACTGCAAACGGCATCATTCGCGAGGAGCAAGGAGCCCCACAAGGAGAAACTGGAGCCGTGGCACAGCAGGGTGCTTGGTCGTAAGTGTAACATTTGCTTCTGCTAAGATCATGTGTAAACTGCAGCCTCTTCTTTAGACGGAAATTCAATCTGTGTTTCCTCTTTTCAGGTTCACCTTCCCTGACGGCACTCCAGCTGAC
It encodes:
- the LOC138864708 gene encoding pupal cuticle protein 20-like isoform X3, producing the protein MGEKCQSGYIRVRFQHEHQFVRPLHQITMLAKVVLCAVVAAVASLPQGSPSRSYGLPGGGSSGGFGGLGGGPGSGAGGSGGFGGGAPGSGSGGFGGGATGGFGGSSGGFGAGGAGAGASGPFIPIITDDRQGPDEFGNYNFNFETANGIIREEQGAPQGETGAVAQQGAWSFTFPDGTPADFSFVADENGFRVESDLLPTPPPLPPHAIAQIEKARQEDAAAAASGGRPGSGSGQFSGSGFGSGQSGFGSGQFSGSGQSGFGTGAGQPGFGSSSGQFSGSPSSQGPSTAYGYP
- the LOC138864708 gene encoding pupal cuticle protein 36a-like isoform X1, with the translated sequence MGEKCQSGYIRVRFQHEHQFVRPLHQITMLAKVVLCAVVAAVASLPQGSPSRSYGLPGGGSSGGFGGLGGGPGSGAGGSGGFGGGAPGSGSGGFGGGAPGSGSGGFGGGAPGSGSGGFGGGAPGSGSGGFGGGAPGSGSGGFGGGATGGFGGSSGGFGAGGAGAGASGPFIPIITDDRQGPDEFGNYNFNFETANGIIREEQGAPQGETGAVAQQGAWSFTFPDGTPADFSFVADENGFRVESDLLPTPPPLPPHAIAQIEKARQEDAAAAASGGRPGSGSGQFSGSGFGSGQSGFGSGQFSGSGQSGFGTGAGQPGFGSSSGQFSGSPSSQGPSTAYGYP
- the LOC138864708 gene encoding pupal cuticle protein 20-like isoform X2 translates to MGEKCQSGYIRVRFQHEHQFVRPLHQITMLAKVVLCAVVAAVASLPQGSPSRSYGLPGGGSSGGFGGLGGGPGSGAGGSGGFGGGAPGSGSGGFGGGAPGSGSGGFGGGAPGSGSGGFGGGATGGFGGSSGGFGAGGAGAGASGPFIPIITDDRQGPDEFGNYNFNFETANGIIREEQGAPQGETGAVAQQGAWSFTFPDGTPADFSFVADENGFRVESDLLPTPPPLPPHAIAQIEKARQEDAAAAASGGRPGSGSGQFSGSGFGSGQSGFGSGQFSGSGQSGFGTGAGQPGFGSSSGQFSGSPSSQGPSTAYGYP
- the LOC138864710 gene encoding pupal cuticle protein 20-like, with protein sequence MLSKVVICAVVAAVASLPQGSPSRSYGLPGGGSSGGFGGLGGGPGSGAGGSGGFGGGAPGSGSGGFGGGAPGSGSGGFGGGAPGSGSGGFGGGAPGSGSGGFGGGAPGSGSGGFGGGATGGFGGSSGGFGAGGAGAGASGPFIPIITDDRQGPDEFGNYNFNFETANGIIREEQGAPQGETGAVAQQGAWSFTFPDGTPADFNFVADENGFRVESDLLPTPPPLPPHAIAQIEKARQEDAAAAASGGRPGSGSGQFSGSGFGSGQSGFGSGQFSGSGQSGFGTGAGQPGFGSSGGQFSGSPSSQGPSTAYGYP